A window from Cryptomeria japonica chromosome 1, Sugi_1.0, whole genome shotgun sequence encodes these proteins:
- the LOC131040633 gene encoding germin-like protein 5-1 — MASPSLSSIPLLLLLLIPTITADPDALQDFCVADTKSSTTFFNGLPCLNPNEVTGKHFTTSVLSTPTNTSNIFGVGTTFASTDSLPGINTLGISISRADVGVGGIVPPHSHARANEIAFVLQGKLLGGFVDSSNRFFNQTVNTGDVIVFPKGTIHFFQNLGESPASLIAAFNSQNPGVAVTPFVSFRSNPAIPPAILAKAFQISEEDVGKIRKGLGGS, encoded by the coding sequence ATGGCTTCACCGTCTCTATCCTCCATTCCTCTACTTTTACTGCTTCTAATTCCCACTATAACTGCAGATCCAGATGCACTGCAGGATTTCTGTGTAGCAGACACAaaatcctccacaactttcttcaATGGCTTACCTTGCCTGAATCCCAATGAAGTCACCGGAAAACATTTCACCACATCTGTTCTGAGCACCCCAACGAACACAAGCAACATTTTTGGAGTGGGCACAACGTTTGCAAGTACAGATAGCTTACCGGGAATCAACACTCTGGGAATATCAATTTCTCGTGCAGATGTGGGTGTGGGTGGAATTGTTCCTCCACATTCACATGCTAGAGCCAATGAAATTGCTTTCGTATTGCAGGGAAAACTACTGGGTGGATTTGTGGATAGTTCCAACAGGTTTTTCAATCAGACTGTTAATACTGGTGATGTGATCGTTTTTCCCAAGGGAACCATTCACTTCTTTCAGAATTTGGGTGAGAGTCCTGCAAGTTTGATTGCTGCATTTAACAGTCAAAATCCAGGGGTGGCTGTTACTCCCTTTGTTTCTTTCCGTTCCAATCCTGCCATTCCTCCTGCAATTCTTGCCAAGGCATTTCAGATTAGTGAAGAGGATGTGGGGAAGATCAGAAAGGGTCTTGGTGGCAGTTAA